AGATTTTTTCGCATGATATATGGATATACAATagagggtgtcccactattggtatactaaacgcgaagggacttgtagttttacatactcatcacgtaaaaaatgcttaaacaacaaaattacgtaaaaaattttttgctaaatttttcctgaaaattcatgttttcttgtctagcttcgcgcagccggcatacttataccgcttctctaatgtgagcattttgtctatgaaaacataatcttagacgatagctcacgtgctggtggcaaagttgggcgggttgcttgttatgggtatACACATACGGATTAAGAATGTGTGCGTTACCCAGGCAAAATGTTTTGCTTTAGAGAGATGagacttaaacaaataattagtgTATCATGAGGAGCAATTTGTTTACtaatagcaaaatttgtttgaattgtagtttttaagttatttaagaaaaacaaattttgctgGAGTAACGTTTGAAACGTTACCCAGGCAAAATCGTCTTTCAAAAATTAGTTTCAGCACGGAACCAAATACATGAATAGATAGCTTTTGTTGCgtagtaaatgtttataaatagcaaaatttgtgtgtggtatagttctttagttatttaagattttgctGCGGTAACGTTTTGGGATTTCCCAGATCTCGAAAACGGCTCAACGcagaagtttgaaaaaaataccaataaaagacctcaatttgtttaaatttgtttaatcattAGTTTTTGATTTGGTTGACGTAAaccaatgtaattaaatggtTTCAAAAATCAGAAGAAGCGGGTTTACATGTAAACCAATACACTTATAACCAAATAAACAGCTGTAAAAAATACCCGTGGTTCGACGCTTGTTTACATCAGAAATATTAGATTTCATACTTTACACATTAAgaagataaaaacaaatttgatttattttagactGGTCGTACTTTAGCGATCAAATACGCAGTTCCCATAACATTAAGAAACATGGCatactttaaacaaattaaaatgattcctGAAAATTCCTTCCTGTTAATTGCAGCTTTGAATTACGGCTCTAATGAAAGTTATCTCAAAAACAAGATTATGTCAGCAATTCTCTAATGAGCCGACCAAATTGAAAAGGTCACATAAAAGCGACCGCACCATACATAAGCGCAACCATCTGAAATGAACAGGATAATATAGATGTTTTGTTAGTACAGTTGAATACAAAAGTTTTCTGGTCAggttagttaaaataataaaatggttaagattcattatttttatttaaaaaatcagtctcatacaaattatatgtattgctTTGCCTTAGCATCAACATTTTTGAGTTTTGTTACGTGTTACTTAGagtgaatattttaacattacatGTGACTGCCACAGGTGGATAACCCGTGAACCAATCATTGTCAAAGCGTCGTAACCTTCTTTTAACTTAATGTTGAAATATCCACTCTAAGTAACACGACATAAAGCTCATATTTCAATACCACAGTGTGACTTGAGTTGGAATTGAGTCGGCGTTGTGTGTGTAATGTGTTAATAGAAAAGGGTAAAAGGTCTAATTGGAATATAACGTTTCCTATGGTCTatcttgaatattttaatttattttaattttgaaaataaatcgtttattttttaatgatttttaattatttttacttcatACTGAAACACAACTgtactgtaaaataaaaacatttaatactCACATCGTTCAAAGACGTCGtcgtacacacacacataaaccACAAGCACTTCTCTCCAAAACACTTGGTTCACGACTGATTGTTTCATTGGTTCGGTCGGAGCTAGCGTACCCATAGATAGAGCGTACTCAACTACTCACAGCTAAAGAGTAAGTAAGACAAGGCATATAGCTGTTGCGTTGCATTGCACACAGCGATGCGCGCTGCTCTGACTAGCATCAAGAACGTTAAAACGTTTTTAGCGTGGCTTTGCGTTGtggtatcaaaataaaacatttggtttaacagaaacaacaaattaagtactaaaaatatagctacatgtatatatgtttgtattgttttaaatcacactataaattatacactatgatattacacttttattaactagtaaaaattgtgtaatatGGTACtgcacttaaaaaatattaaaaaatcggctTCACGAATAACGTTTTTCTGCTTAACTGTACAAAACATCGGTTACCAAGCTGCTAATTTGCGAAGATTACCCGTACGTACGGTGCAGTCGCTTTTACGTGACCTTTTCAATTTGGTCGGCTTATTAGAGAATTGCTGACATATTCTTGTTTTTGAGATAACTTTCATTAGAGCCGTAATTCAAGGCTGAAATTAACAGGAAAGAATTTTCatgaatcattttaatttgtttaaagtatGCCATGTTTCTTAATGTTATGGGAACTGCGTATTCGATCGCTAAAGTACGACCagtctaaaataaatcaaatttgtttttatcttcTTAACGTGTAAAGTATGAAATCTAAAATGTCTGCTGTAAACAAGCGTCGAACCACGGGTATTTTTTACAGCTGTTTTTTTGGTTATAAGTGTATTGGTTTACATGTAAACCCGCTTCTTCTGATTTTTGAAaccatttaattacattggtTTACGTCAACCAAATCAAAAACTaatgattaaacaaatttaaacaaattaaggtcttttattggtatttttttcaaacttctgCGTTGAGCCGTTTTCGAGATCTGGGAAATCCCAAAACGTTACCGCagcaaaatcttaaataactaaagaactataccacacacaaattttgctatttataaacatttactacTCAACAAAAGCTATCTATTCATGTATTTGGTTCCGTGCTGAAACTAATTTTTGAAAGACGATTTTGCCTGGGTAACGTTTCAAACGTTACTCcagcaaaatttgtttttcttaaataacttaaaaactacaattcaaacaaattttgctattaGTAAACAAATTGCTCCTCATGATAcactaattatttgtttaagtctCATCTCTCTAAAGCAAAACATTTTGCCTGGGTAACGCACAcattaagaattcatctagttgaaaaaaaaaatgcgtctggaattttataattattttttacgtactcagcgtacaaaactataacctcctttgagcttagtaaaccaacagtgggacatcCTGTATAGAAGTTTGTGTGAAATccagtaatttatatttattcattaaatttgCTCACATATAACTAATACGTTCATTTTACATTCTCTACACGATTTTAAAATCTCTACACATATGTATTTATCGTCTATTTCACaacataattacattttatttttacatgatGCAACTTATATTTTCCTTAACCGTTACTTTAACTGTTAACatgtttgttattgttatagtAACATGGTGCAGCCCAGCCTTAGTGTTGCAGATGAGTTCAGCTATAGGGCCCCTAGGGCCTCTATTGTGTGAGAAGATTTGGCTATTTTAATTGTGTAATACTATACTGTATAATACACAcactttattatgttttatacttaaaatacTGATATAAACTGAGCTAGAAGCGGCATACGCATAATAACACGTTCCGTTTGAAGTTAGCTAATTATTTAGCTTGGTTGCGTTTAGTCTATCGACTATTTCTTTTTGGCTAATGGTTTAAATgtatattctattttttttctaacgTGGAACGACTTAAACTTCTAGTTTGTTGTTATATACCGCATCTACgtcagtttatattttatgtatgtatggggatgaaaataaaaaccacttgttcatacaaaacatttatttacattttactacTCGGTAATAATCTCATTGCTTCCCTATACCCAGTATCACTTGCTCCAGCTACCGTAGAAAAGTGTGTAGGGTTTGTCGCTTCTCCCGCGAACAAAACTCTTGGTGTTCCGGATGAGTCCAGCAATGGGGCCCCTAGGGCCTCTCTTGCGTGAGGATAGTTTGGTGTGTTTAGATTATCGAAGCTGTAACTACCCCGTGTGTACGGGTTACTATACCATTTTGACctgtaaacaaaaattaattattgtaaataatttgatgGATAGAGATCGATTGATACGTAGAGAGGTATTAATTACGACTTACGTTGTTAAAATTTGGCAAaagaaattaaacaaatattaatcgtTATAATGTTCGTTGTCGAAGTATCGGGATTGGcactatcctactaatattataaatgcgaaagtttgtatggatgtatggatgtttgttactctttcacgtaaaaactactgaaccgattacaatgaaatttagcacacatatagagggtaacttggattaacacataggatagtttttatcccggaaatcccacgggaacgggaactatgcgggttttcctttgcaaacgtggaaatctagtaaattattaaatgctATCTGTTCCATGTCGTTGCATCGGGATAAGaataaaagaatatttataaatatatttaacaaaattaccTGAAACGAATATGACTTTTATATATgcctttataaaaaataaagattgttTGCTCTGTTTTAAAGTATATGATGtctaactagctgtgctctgcggtttcacccgcattgctctgctcctattggtcttagcgtgatgatattatatagcttaGAGATATATAGCATatctatgataatatataaaagagctagatacgttacccgctctctattttggcaagaaaaaaactcaggtaagtgcccgagtttcacttagtcacgcaccattcagcgtcgtggctggacgttctttttatattttaatcggcagttgttattacgaagtacatgagtgagacatgtattatgtctcgtgcgtgagagtgaaagagagaacaactgtattggtgataatgcgttagtaagtaggtatgtattaattacgctgttttttagtgcaatgatgttggcgtatgccgcgtctactagtataataggtcattgtagcatatagtcttcctcgataaatgcgctatctaacaccgaaataatttttaaatcggaccagtatttcctgagtttagcgcgttcaaacaaacaaacaaactcttcagctttataataatattagtatgtactatgtatagattaaaactaactggcttcgcccgcgtggtTAAGAATAGCGAAAAAAAGAGCATGTGTGCCGAGctcacgtgtcagaagtgaaacttctttggcaagttcatcgccttactccatgacgtgatggtATTGACATGACGCGAttgaaatttaacttttaacgcGCTtagagaagtttcacttaaaaaaatgaaatttttttggaaataatgatgataatccttactaatattataaatgcgaaagtaactctgtctgtctgtctgttacgcaatcacgcctaaactactgaaccaattagcatgaaatttggtatggagataatttgatacccgagaaaggacataggctattttttattgagaaatatgtaccacgggcgaagccggggcggaccactagtaattaataattataataaggaACGACGATTCTTACTAACCTTAGCATTCCCGTTGGTTCTGGTATATTACTATACTTCTTGCCCATAAATTTACGGAGTAACTCCATACATTTTCGTATCACGACCTCATCTGGTAATGTTTCTACCTGtattagaaattattattggtTTTACATTTGTATCAGATTGaagtttatgtaatattgacttgagttgtattttttttgttagtagGATAACAGttgttattcttattcaaCCGGAGACACATACAGCAAAccaattaatacaattaaacaaTCGTTCAGTAGTTTTTCAACTCTGGATGCATCTAACTGCTTTACACgacttttttattgaattaaatataacaGAATATTATATGGGACGGAGCCTTTCGTAATTCTCATATCttgcataaaaatatagaataacGTACCAgaacgtacctacctatttaaaatgaaaatcgtatatattttaataaaagaaaaaagcctttaatttaaaaaatctgtaaCTATTTCACTATGTTTTCAACAGGCATTAAACAggcattatttattcaattcaaaATACATGCAAGCATATCATGCAACAAAAAAACATGCTCCTCTAAAAATCACAttagaatttttttctttaatgtaCTGGTTTATTTGCGTAAATATTAAGTGTGGAAAAACTTAATATAGATATGGTTAGCTAGCGCTAATATTagttaataactaataatatcgAACAACCCATGCAAAACAAATCTAAATGCATAGATAAAACGCATTGACATACCATAAACAACTAGACTCACAATGTTCTATTAAAAGATCGTCAAAAAGCGGCATCGTATTTTATTTCGTTGCCGTAACATTCAAAATCTATTGTATCGCATATAAAACACTTCCTAAGAAACCATAGACAATTTTAAGCGTGATTGTGAGTCTAGTTGTTTATTCTTAAAGAATGACGTCATATTCATCGGCATTCACTTACATTCTATACTGACCATTTTGCCCACATCACCACTCGTCCATAGAGTTAACGTATTATCTGAACCCATAGGGTTGCTAGCTCCAAGAATTCTAGTTATCCAATAATCTTGCTTAGACACTTTTTCTATATCTTCCAACCTCCATAGGAAGCTGAAGAACAATAATTTCCTGTCCCACCATGGTTTTTCGAATGTCAAAACGACTTTATCCATGACGCCCATAGACATTTTGTCTATGACTGTTCTTTTCTCTATTGGCAACGCGGGTTCGAATAATTTTTCATGTCTGGAAACACCGAATTTGAATGACTGATtcgttttaaaacaattttttaggGAAAATCTGTTACTAAAAGGTTTAATTGACAGCTTTGAAGAAAATGAGAACATTGTTTTCAACttctaatttatttctattaaatgttgaattttaataacgaTTTTTAAGCATATTTCTGTAAATGataattagttaataatattaaaaaagcgAAAATCAACCATTTGGGTTTTCTATCTGTtttcaattttcttaaaaaatgcaCCCGTTGTTTagtttttgaaaataacagtatttttaattaattgtggtaaattttaaatttagtttacTACATATTCAAGTATTTTTGTTCATGTATCTTAGTTGTCTTCATAAagcattatttaatttatgtttatcgTGTCTGTGATATATCCgttttttattaagctattgcatagcttttgagggccttgagcgcggagaccgaatccagaaattccgtaacgaaaaaaatcctcacgctccccacggggacgggcacggaggtgtggcttgaaggcatgctatgcaataggtataccgcggcagtccccgactcccgagtgccacacgtcttttttcaCCTTACATTTAGTATTATTCTAGTTTGagtacttttaattttaaacatcaCTTTCAGTGCttccatattttttgttttctattgATAAAGTTTAAGGATTTcagaattatttaattacataaatcATCTTTCTTCCAAcatgttttcattttaatggCATCGTCTAATACCTTCTCTCCAAGTATGCATGCCTTCATTTCtcataatgtattaaatgGATCATCTATTGCATTTTTTGCTGCGATGATGATTGTATATCATAAATGATGTCAATGTTTGCATGGGTGCTAAATTTCAATGATAATTTAGCATGCTTTTATTCCccgtgatttttttaaatgcaaataatcCGTCATTTTTAGCCCTAGCTATGCCAATGATCAATGATTAGTGAACCCTTGTGACTATATTCCTTCATACATATACATCAAAACACATACATTCTTGTATGTATTTCATATACGATATTCACCCCTATCCCCATGCATTGAGGTTCAATACTGACCGTCATAGCGTCATCACCCGTCGTCCACAAGCTTATAGTCCGATTCGACGCCATACAAGGTTCTATATCCATGAATCTCCTCAACCATTTCTCGTCATCTCCCAAACTTTTAATATCATCCTCATTCCATAAAAAACCGAAGAATTTGTTCTCCCACCAACGTTCCGCGAATTGCAAAACTATTTTATCTACCAATCCTATTGTCATTTTGTCTATGGCCGTTATTTTGTCTTGTGGCAACTCCGGTGAGAATAGTGTCGAATGTCTGTACcaaaacatgaattttataaaaaacaaatcacATAGACTTTTCGAGATTTTAGCGCGTTTTTAAGACTAAATGCAGccaattgtgaaaaaatatacctatgaatgaaatttttatggtCGTTTACCTTTAGATATATCTGGTGATAACAACTTGCTGTGGTGAAATGTGGAGGGGATTACTGCGCTTGGATATACACGtccattattaaaatattactcaGTTACATTGAGCATATTCTGCACTAGTTTCGGCTAGggcaaataataatcatttcattatttttatttcattcattcaattatcaTGGCAATTTTTGAATGTAcgggtgttttttttttcagtttattttaACGTAAAGTGTTTtgaagtttaaattttttggtaGCATTTgtcattaattataagttaaatCCTTTAATGATTTCAATTTCATACTGATTTAAATCCTTTGAATTAATGCGTTCGAAATAATATAAGAAGtaacaaattcaattatttataatccataACCGTTTAAGATCCATGCAATTATTTAAGTCAACCTTCAccaagtttattataaaaacgatCATAATAAACCAGCTCCAAATACTAACTTAAACATTAGGTAACTATTCACTCAACTagactttatttataaacacatCCCTTCGATATTTCAAATTGCATATCCcgattatttaatttccatCTCTATTCCGAAGCAATAAAGTTCATTTCAACTGACCGGTATAACATCATTCCCGGCTATCTAAAGCGTCAATGTCAAATTAGACACTATACATCCGTCCGATCGGGAATTGCCATTAAAGAAGGAGAAGAGAAGTTTCTATATCATGTaacctttttagtaatttttcatCTATTTTCAATGTCTATTATCTGACAACcataaacaacaacaacatgaaGCGtagcatatttattttccatcAATGGTTCTCGAATTTTACAACTATTTTATCCGCGTAAATCATTGTTATTTTGTCTATGGCggatattttttcttatggCAACTCCGGTGTGAAAGTGTTCGATGTCTGTAATGTTTTGCTTTTTGAATTGATTCCGATTTtgaagtttatattttagttcTTTGTTTTATGTAGGAAACGGAACTGTTGATTCTTTATAGAtacgattaaaataaatggtcATAATTAAACGTAGAATTTAAGCCCgctgttattttattactttttaataccTTCCCTGAAGCGCGCATAACTCTCATTCcttatttttgttaacatttaattgttattttaatgcatttctAACACACCTGATATGTGAAGGTACATAATTATCGAAGCTGATTATCTAAATATACTGCACTACAACACATCTACCATCATATACAGACtactaattacaaaataaaatgcatcTACCCTAACCCTTTACTTTATACTTGCTATGCCCTTAAACTGATgataaaatgaatgaatggaTAAGATCTACTACCCATAACCTTAAAAATGACAGATTAAgtgaataataattgaatgaaaCTCACCGTTCCTTTAAGACACCCAACGACACGGTGACGATAACATGTCGTGCGGTGTAAGTCTGTCCTCCTTCACACTCTACTATAACATTGCCTGTACTATTACGTGGCCATATAATTCTTGATACGGGCGAATTTAGCTTAATATCTAGGTTTGGTAACCCTGGCCCGTTGTTGTATGTGttctgaaatattatattaatagcattttatagtataaaagccccattctatactaataacaTAAAGCtgaaggtttttttttaatctgagGAAGAACTGGTTCAAATGTAAATAATCTTCTGTTTTTTATAGTCCATATATTGAATTAGTCTATTGACTATTTAACATCATGTTCGACTTGTGTGAAATCGTGGCGCTTCAGtaataaattagataaataagtgttaaataaaatgcgtgtttttaaccgacttcaaaaaaaaggaggaggttatcaattcggccggtatgttttttttttttttttttttttatgtatgtacaccgattactccgaggtttctgaaccaatttacgtgattctttttttgttcgatgcgggatggtgtcgaattggtcccataaaaattttattcggataggcccagtagtttttattttatgagcatttttgtctgtaggtatttgtaaattttgcaagtgcaagtttgaagtcggttgtttttaacgcagttattactTGTAGATGTTTTGAAaccaaaaatatgaaaaaaaaaatgttataaataagaaataagtacGAAAACAAAAGTATTGTAGTCCTTTGGCAAAAATAGGACCAATCTCAGTATTAGTTTACTTACCAAAAGCAGCTCAAAAAAGGTCTTATAGCCATATCTATGCCAGCTCATATGCTGATGTCCACCTAACTCTTTGAAAGCCGACTTTGCACTAACATCGGTCCAGTCGTTTGACccttcataattattaacgaTCAGGttcataaagtttaaaaactCCTTTATAAACGTCTGATTGTTTTCCAATTCGggatatttgattttaatgtgtTCCATGAATCtagaagtttaaaaaaaaatgctaaaaatattgttactgGGAAGACGTGTAATATgaggtacatttttttacgCGTAATGGGTAACAACTAACAAGTCACAACAGCTTCTActagtacaaataaatatagattaaaaatacgctactaatataaattcatgaaattattatatcatcaccGATCCTTGTTAAATGTatacagtttgaattaaatctatccgtttaaagtgggtcaaaatcgagtatAAACGAGTCGGTTACATATAAAcatagggcgtattcagaaagaaagcttgaaacttataagcgcttataagcgcttatcggcgcttgtcagcACTGGTAACCTgcgcaggaaaatatatgaacatgcGCCTATAAGCGCTGATCGGCGCCGACAAGTTCCGACAAGCTTCAACAATGCTGGTGGCtgccatataaaatttgtgtagaacgaaccagcattgacaagcgccgataagcgcttacaagtttcaagctttctttctgaatacgcccatATAGATGAAAGCTAATATGacgttaaaaacaaaacacttaCTTGCCAGTAATAAATTCGCCCAAAGACAACGGCTTATCCGTCGAAGTGACAGCTTGATCATGACAGAATGCGACTAGTTCGGAAATCAACGTATTATTGCCTTGG
The Colias croceus chromosome 30, ilColCroc2.1 genome window above contains:
- the LOC123704769 gene encoding spermine oxidase-like isoform X1; amino-acid sequence: MWMSIRMLVVLVLANFGQAMPESYDTIVVGLGAAGVTAASTLARAGKRVLGLEAMDRIGGRVKTVPFGDGFIEEGAEWIHGTENSRVYQMAIDNNIPLLDQDLEFEVYRSDGSQGNNTLISELVAFCHDQAVTSTDKPLSLGEFITGKFMEHIKIKYPELENNQTFIKEFLNFMNLIVNNYEGSNDWTDVSAKSAFKELGGHQHMSWHRYGYKTFFELLLNTYNNGPGLPNLDIKLNSPVSRIIWPRNSTGNVIVECEGGQTYTARHVIVTVSLGVLKERHEKLFEPALPIEKRTVIDKMSMGVMDKVVLTFEKPWWDRKLLFFSFLWRLEDIEKVSKQDYWITRILGASNPMGSDNTLTLWTSGDVGKMVETLPDEVVIRKCMELLRKFMGKKYSNIPEPTGMLRSKWYSNPYTRGSYSFDNLNTPNYPHAREALGAPLLDSSGTPRVLFAGEATNPTHFSTVAGASDTGYREAMRLLPSSKM
- the LOC123704769 gene encoding spermine oxidase-like isoform X3, giving the protein MPESYDTIVVGLGAAGVTAASTLARAGKRVLGLEAMDRIGGRVKTVPFGDGFIEEGAEWIHGTENSRVYQMAIDNNIPLLDQDLEFEVYRSDGSQGNNTLISELVAFCHDQAVTSTDKPLSLGEFITGKFMEHIKIKYPELENNQTFIKEFLNFMNLIVNNYEGSNDWTDVSAKSAFKELGGHQHMSWHRYGYKTFFELLLNTYNNGPGLPNLDIKLNSPVSRIIWPRNSTGNVIVECEGGQTYTARHVIVTVSLGVLKERHEKLFEPALPIEKRTVIDKMSMGVMDKVVLTFEKPWWDRKLLFFSFLWRLEDIEKVSKQDYWITRILGASNPMGSDNTLTLWTSGDVGKMVETLPDEVVIRKCMELLRKFMGKKYSNIPEPTGMLRSKWYSNPYTRGSYSFDNLNTPNYPHAREALGAPLLDSSGTPRVLFAGEATNPTHFSTVAGASDTGYREAMRLLPSSKM
- the LOC123704769 gene encoding spermine oxidase-like isoform X2; the protein is MWMSIRMLVVLVLANFGQAMPESYDTIVVGLGAAGVTAASTLARAGKRVLGLEAMDRIGGRVKTVPFGDGFIEEGAEWIHGTENSRVYQMAIDNNIPLLDQDLEFEVYRSDGSQGNNTLISELVAFCHDQAVTSTDKPLSLGEFITGKFMEHIKIKYPELENNQTFIKEFLNFMNLIVNNYEGSNDWTDVSAKSAFKELGGHQHMSWHRYGYKTFFELLLNTYNNGPGLPNLDIKLNSPVSRIIWPRNSTGNVIVECEGGQTYTARHVIVTVSLGVLKERHSTLFSPELPQDKITAIDKMTIGLVDKIVLQFAERWWENKFFGFLWNEDDIKSLGDDEKWLRRFMDIEPCMASNRTISLWTTGDDAMTVETLPDEVVIRKCMELLRKFMGKKYSNIPEPTGMLRSKWYSNPYTRGSYSFDNLNTPNYPHAREALGAPLLDSSGTPRVLFAGEATNPTHFSTVAGASDTGYREAMRLLPSSKM